One Thioclava electrotropha DNA segment encodes these proteins:
- a CDS encoding TRAP transporter small permease, translating to MRNVVEKLAVWTGWLGRAALWLSGIGLVLMTAFVFAQVFYRYVLGSSLFWAEPASVILMGWFIFLGAAVGIREGYHLSFDVLLFVLPEKVRLTFFSISDLVVAAFGFGMLKYGWELADKMAATTISGLGVSGAFRFVPVAAGGALLMIFCAERILRRLAGLSTSRFGDDHDAAELEGNAVTGKGN from the coding sequence ATGCGCAACGTTGTGGAAAAACTGGCCGTCTGGACGGGCTGGTTGGGCCGGGCTGCCCTATGGCTATCAGGGATCGGTCTGGTGCTGATGACGGCTTTCGTCTTCGCCCAGGTCTTCTATCGCTACGTTCTCGGCTCAAGCCTTTTCTGGGCCGAGCCCGCGAGCGTGATCTTGATGGGCTGGTTCATCTTCCTCGGCGCGGCTGTCGGCATCCGGGAGGGCTACCACCTCAGCTTCGACGTGCTGCTTTTCGTGCTGCCCGAAAAGGTGCGCCTGACCTTCTTCTCGATCTCGGACCTCGTTGTCGCGGCTTTCGGTTTCGGGATGCTCAAATACGGCTGGGAGCTGGCGGACAAGATGGCCGCCACGACGATTTCGGGGCTCGGCGTTTCCGGGGCTTTCCGCTTCGTGCCGGTCGCGGCGGGCGGAGCGCTGCTGATGATCTTCTGCGCCGAGCGCATCCTGCGCCGGCTCGCGGGTCTGTCTACGTCGCGGTTCGGCGACGATCACGATGCGGCAGAGCTTGAAGGCAATGCTGTAACTGGCAAAGGGAACTGA
- a CDS encoding TRAP transporter substrate-binding protein, giving the protein MKKTLTPIAALLISAASVTTASACDMTLRSSDTHPDGYPTVEAVKSMAKEVEAKTDGRICIEVYPSAQLGEEKDTIEQTQLGVIDMVRASFGTFNDIVPETQLFSLPYLFRSVEHQHHVLDGPIGAEVGKAFEAHDLVQLANYDAGSRSFYNSEHPIKSIDDLQGMKFRVMQNDVFVDMMKAIGANATPMPYGEVYSSIQTGVIDGAENNWPSYDSSGHFEVAPYYTQDQHLMVPELVAMSLTTWNKLSPEDQNVIKAAAKNSETLERKLWAEQEKKSEDKVEAAGVKVVKDIDKQPFIDAMKPVYDKYVTTPEAKDLVARIQATK; this is encoded by the coding sequence ATGAAAAAGACACTGACACCTATCGCTGCGCTGCTGATTTCGGCCGCCAGCGTCACGACCGCGTCGGCCTGCGACATGACCCTGCGCTCGTCGGACACCCACCCCGACGGCTACCCGACCGTCGAGGCGGTGAAATCGATGGCCAAGGAGGTCGAGGCGAAGACCGATGGCCGGATCTGCATCGAGGTCTACCCGTCCGCGCAGCTGGGCGAGGAGAAGGATACGATCGAGCAGACCCAGCTGGGCGTGATCGACATGGTGCGCGCCTCGTTCGGCACCTTCAACGACATCGTTCCGGAAACGCAGCTGTTCTCGCTGCCCTATCTGTTCCGCTCGGTCGAGCATCAGCACCACGTGCTCGACGGTCCGATCGGCGCCGAAGTCGGCAAGGCGTTCGAGGCACATGATCTGGTGCAGCTGGCCAATTACGACGCAGGCTCGCGCAGCTTCTACAACTCCGAGCACCCGATCAAATCGATCGACGATCTTCAGGGCATGAAGTTCCGCGTGATGCAGAACGACGTGTTCGTCGACATGATGAAGGCGATCGGCGCCAATGCTACGCCGATGCCCTATGGCGAGGTCTACTCCTCGATCCAGACCGGCGTCATCGACGGTGCGGAAAACAACTGGCCCTCCTATGACAGCTCGGGCCATTTCGAAGTCGCTCCCTATTACACGCAGGATCAGCACCTGATGGTGCCGGAACTGGTGGCGATGTCGCTCACGACCTGGAACAAGCTGAGCCCCGAAGATCAGAATGTCATCAAGGCGGCGGCGAAGAACTCGGAAACGCTCGAGCGCAAGCTCTGGGCCGAGCAGGAAAAGAAATCCGAGGACAAGGTCGAAGCGGCTGGCGTCAAAGTCGTGAAGGACATCGACAAGCAGCCCTTCATCGACGCGATGAAGCCGGTCTACGACAAATACGTGACCACGCCCGAGGCGAAGGATTTGGTGGCGCGCATTCAAGCGACGAAGTGA